The following coding sequences lie in one Monomorium pharaonis isolate MP-MQ-018 chromosome 1, ASM1337386v2, whole genome shotgun sequence genomic window:
- the LOC105832604 gene encoding copper homeostasis protein cutC homolog, which translates to MEICIDSLESARNAVEGGANRLEVCSALSEGGLTPSPGLIQQIRNFTTIPLYAMIRIRCGDFVYSRDEIDAMLYDLKILKDHHVDGFIFGALTPDCEIDVEPCELIVSAARPLPVTFSRAFDLTADPIKSMELLVDLGFQRILTSGQKNTAVEGLDLIRTLLQKTRKLVIMPGAGITKDNIRKIIESGAKEFHASAKRRKMIIYGANRVKMGINEDNFVNVTDKELVKELVDIVKNECIGL; encoded by the coding sequence atGGAAATCTGCATTGATTCTTTAGAGTCCGCCAGAAACGCTGTGGAAGGTGGTGCCAATCGACTGGAGGTTTGCTCGGCTCTTTCGGAAGGTGGTTTGACACCTAGTCCGGGGTTAATTCAACAAATAAGAAACTTCACAACAATTCCGCTTTACGCCATGATTCGTATTCGCTGCGGCGACTTCGTTTACAGCCGCGACGAGATCGACGCCATGCTTTatgatttgaaaattcttaaGGATCATCACGTGGACGGGTTCATTTTTGGCGCATTGACGCCCGATTGCGAGATCGATGTTGAACCATGCGAGCTGATTGTCTCTGCCGCTCGACCCCTACCCGTGACATTTAGTCGCGCCTTCGATCTGACGGCTGATCCTATCAAGTCGATGGAACTTCTTGTGGATCTTGGATTTCAGAGAATTCTGACGTCTGGACAGAAGAATACTGCTGTGGAAGGGTTAGACCTGATAAGAACATTGCTGCAAAAGACCCGAAAGCTAGTGATTATGCCCGGAGCTGGTATAACGAAGGATAACATTCGTAAAATCATAGAATCCGGCGCTAAAGAATTCCATGCGTCAgcgaagagaagaaaaatgataatttatggCGCGAATAGAGTCAAAATGGGAATCAATGAGGACAATTTTGTTAACGTGACTGATAAGGAGCTGGTGAAAGAATTAGTCGACATTGTTAAGAATGAATGtattggtttatga